From a single Mycobacteriales bacterium genomic region:
- a CDS encoding MT-A70 family methyltransferase: MSATFDVIYADPPWRYDNGTPGREIERHYPTMTHDEICGLDVPVARNAVLFLWGVAPKLPEALEVMSSWGFTYRTGAVWDKELVGMGYWFRGQHEHLLVGVKGNWSPPPQPLRVSSVYRQARGRHSKKPDVIRNQIATWWPDARRLEMFCRYPSPGWHVWGNQVDSTVADLPFEKFDPHADDAQGALFGGVA, from the coding sequence ATGAGCGCGACCTTCGATGTCATCTACGCCGACCCGCCGTGGCGATACGACAACGGCACGCCCGGCCGCGAGATTGAGCGGCACTACCCGACCATGACGCACGACGAGATCTGCGGCCTCGACGTGCCGGTAGCGCGCAACGCCGTCCTGTTCCTGTGGGGCGTCGCTCCCAAACTGCCCGAAGCCCTAGAGGTCATGTCGTCGTGGGGATTCACCTACCGCACCGGCGCGGTCTGGGACAAGGAACTCGTCGGCATGGGTTACTGGTTCCGGGGCCAGCACGAGCACTTGTTGGTCGGCGTCAAGGGCAACTGGTCGCCGCCACCGCAGCCGCTCCGCGTGTCGTCCGTCTACCGCCAAGCGCGAGGACGACACAGCAAGAAGCCCGACGTGATCCGCAACCAGATCGCGACGTGGTGGCCCGACGCACGACGCCTTGAGATGTTCTGCCGCTACCCCTCGCCGGGCTGGCACGTCTGGGGGAATCAGGTCGACTCGACGGTGGCGGACCTGCCATTCGAGAAGTTCGACCCTCACGCCGACGACGCGCAAGGCGCGCTGTTTGGAGGTGTCGCATGA